Sequence from the Mycobacterium florentinum genome:
GTCACAGTGGGCCGATATCGCGGCGGTGACCGTCGCCGATCGCATCGATCCGGTGCACCGGGTGGTGGTCGGCCAGCGCATCGTGTTCGCGCCGGGTGCGGCGAACATGAGCGACTCTGCATTGCGAATTGTCTTGACCCATGAGCTTTTTCACTATGCGTCGCGCGCGGACACCGCGCTCGATTCGCCGCAGTGGCTGGCCGAAGCCGTCGCCGATTTCATCGCCCGGCCCAACACCGCCGTCCCGGCCGAGGCGGGCTCGCAGACCGTGTCGCTGCCGTCGGACTTCGACCTGAACAACCCCGGGTCGCAGCGCTCGCTGGCCTACGATCGCGCGTGGTGGTTCGCCCGTTTCGTCGCCGATACCTTCGGAGCGCCCAAGTTGCGCGCCTACTATCTCGCCGTCTGCGGCGTCGCGCACACCGACCCGTTTGACGCCGCCCGCGACGTACTGGGCGTCGACCCGGCGGGCCTGCTCGCGCGTTGGCAGCAGTGGATGGTCGGATAGCCTGACCCTAGTGAGCCGGGTCCTGCTGGTAACCAACGACTTTCCGCCGCGGCGCGGCGGCATTCAGTCCTACCTTGGCGAATTCGTCCGACGGCTGGTGAATACCGGGTCGCACGCGGTGCTGGTGTACGCGCCGCAATGGAAGGGCGCCGACGCCTTCGACGCGGACGCGGCCGGCTACCGCGTGGTGCGTCATCCGGGCACGCTGATGCTGCCCGGGCCGGCGGTCGATGCCCGGATGCGCCGGTTGATCCGCGACCACGGCATCGACACCGTGTGGTTCGGTGCGGCCGCGCCGCTGGCGCTGCTGGCGGCGCGGGCGCGCCAGGCCGGGGCGAGCCGGGTGCTGGCCAGCACGCACGGCCACGAGGTGGGCTGGTCGATGCTTCCGGTGGCGCGGTCGGTGCTGCGGCGCATCGGCAACGACACCGACGTCGTGACGTTCGTCAGTCGCTACACGCGGTCCCGGTTCGCGACGGCGTTCGGGCCCGCGGCGTCGCTGGAGTACCTACCGTCCGGCGTCGACACCGACCGGTTCCGGCCCGACCCGGCCGGCCGCGCGGAGCTGCGCAACCGCTACGGGCTGGGGGAGCGGCCCACCGTCGTCTGCCTGTCCCGGCTGGTGCCACGCAAGGGCCAAGACATGCTGATCAAGGCGCTGCCGTCGATCCGGCAACGCGTCGACGGCGCGGCCCTGGTGATCGTCGGCAGCGGCCCGTACCTGGACGCGCTGCGCAAGCTGGCCTCCGACTGCGGTGTGGCCGACCACGTGACGTTCACCGGCGCGGTGCCGTCGGCCGAGCTGCCCGCCCACTACGCACTGGCCGAAGTGTTCGCGATGCCGTGCCGCACCCGCGGCGCGGGCATGGACGTCGAGGGCTTGGGCATCGTCTTCCTGGAGGCGTCGGCGACCGGCGTACCGGTGGTTGCCGGCGACTCGGGTGGGGCTCCGGAAGCTGTGCAGCACAACAAGACTGGTCTTGTCGTCGACGGGAACTCGGTGCAAAAGGTCGGCGACGCCGTCGCCGAGTTGCTGGCCGACCCGGATCGGGCTGCCGCGATGGGCGCGGCCGGGCGCGAATGGGTGACGTCGCAGTGGCGCTGGGACATTCTGGCCGCCCGGCTGGCCGACCTGCTGCGCGGTCAGCCCTCGCCGGCCACCCTGGCCTGACGGGAGGTTATTCCTTGTCGTAGAGCGCTTCGATATCGGAGGCGAATTTCTCGGCGACCACGTTGCGCTTGAGCTTCATCGTCGGGGTCAGCTCGCCGGTGTCCTCGGTGAAGTCGACCGGAAGAATGCGGAACTTGCGGATCGACTCGGCATGCGACACCGACAGGTTGGCCTGCTTGACCGCGGCGTCGACCTCGGCGACCAGGTCCGGATCGGTGGCCAGATCGCCCACTGACGAGCCCTCGGCCTTGCTGTTGCGGTGCTTCCAGCCGCCGAAGGCCTCCGGGTCGATCGTGATCAGCGCGCCGACAAACGGTTTCGCGTCCCCGACCACCATCGCCTGGCTGATCAGCGGGTGGGCCCGCAGCTGGTCTTCCAGCACGGCGGGCGCGACGTTCTTGCCGCCGGCGGTGACGATGATCTCCTTCTTACGGCCGGTGATCTTCAGGAAGCCGTCCTCGTCGAGCGAGCCGAGATCGCCGGTCTTGAACCAGCCGTCGGCGAACGCCTCGGCGGTGGCCTGCTCGTTGCGCCAGTAGCCGCTGAACACCACGCCGCCGCGCACCAGCAGCTCGCCGTCGTCGGCGATGCGCATGCTGTTGCCCGGCAACAACGTTCCGACGGTCCCGATCTTGACCCGGCCGACCTGGTTGACGGTGATGGCCGAGCTGGTCTCGGTCAGGCCGTAGCCCTCGTGGATGGTCAGACCCACGCCCCGGTAGAAGTGGCCGAGCCGGGCGCCCAGCGGTGCGCCGCCGGACACCGACGCGTGGCAGTCGCCGCCGAGCGCCGCGCGCAGCTTGTGGTAGACCAGCCGGTCGAACAACGCGTGCTTGGCCCGCAGCAGCAGCCCGGGCCCGCCGTTGTCGTGTGCCTCGCTCCAGTCGACCGCGGTCTGCACGGCCCGCGCGAAGATCGGCCCCTTGCCGTCGTTGGCGGCGTTCAGCTCGGCGGTGTTGTAAACCTTCTCGAACACCCGCGGCACCGACACCACAACCGTCGGTTTGAACACCGCCAGCATCGGCAGCAGGTTCTTGATGTCGCTGGTGAAGCCGCAGGTCACCTTGTTGGCGAACGCGGACAGCGTCAGCGACCGGGCCAACACATGCGCCAGCGGCAGGAAGATCAGCAGCCGCTGCCCCTCGTTCAGCAGGGTCGGCAGGCACTCCTTGGCGCCTCGGGTTTCGTACAGCAGGTTGGAATGCGTGAGCTGACAGCCCTTGGGACGGCCGGTGGTCCCCGACGTGTAGATCAGCGTCGCGGGATCTTCGGGGCGCAGCGCCGCGAGGCGGGCTTGCAACTCCGACGGATCGACCGACGCGCCGGCCTCGGCGAGCTGGTCGAGCGCCTTGGGGCCCGCGCCGTCGATATGCAGCACCCGGCGCAGCGCCGGAAGGTCGCCGGTCAGTTCGGTGACGGTCGCGGCATGTGCGTCGGTTTCGGCGAACGCCACGACGGCTTCGGAGTTTTGCAGCACCCAGCGCACCTGCTCGGCCGACGAGGTCTCGTAGATGGGGACAGTGACGGCGCCGATGGACAGGATGGCCAGGTCGAGGATCGCCCACTCGTAGCGGGTGGCCGAGAAAATCGACACCCGATCGCCGGCTTCCACGCCCAGCGAGATCAGGCCCAATGCCGCCGAACGAATCTGCTGGGCGGCCTCGGCGCACGTGACGTCGGTCCACACCCCGTCGATCTGACGTTGATAGATGACAAAGCTGGGGTCGTCGCGCTCGTGCTCGAAGACCATGGCCGCGATGTTGTCGTGCTCGCCGATGGAGAAGCGGGCAGGAACGCTGTACTCACGCACTGTTGACCTCAATTGATCCGGTGGCCGGGTTGCTGTCACCCAGACTAATCGCGGCATTCGCGCAGCAACCAAACAGTCGGTTGGGCCGCGTCGCGATTGTGGCGACGGGCGGCTGGCGCCGCGTTCTTCTCCGGCGTGGCCTCGGCGGCGCGAGGCGGATATAGATATGTGAAGCTGACACGATGCACAGCATCCAGATCGCGGACCAGACGTATGTCGCCGCCGACGGCGCACTGGTCGGCGCCGCGGTAGGCGATCAGCTGAGCTGGCAACGGTGGTGGCCAGATCTGCGGCTGCAGGTCGTCGAGGACCGCGCCGAAAAGGGAATCCGCTGGGCGGTCACCGGCGCGCTGACCGGCACCATGGAGGTCTGGCTGGAGCCGTCGCTGGACGGCGTGGTGCTGCACTATTTCCTGCACGCCGAACCGACCGGCGTGGCGGCCTGGCAACTGGCCAAACTGAACCTGGCGAAAATGACACATCGCCGCCGGGTGGCGGGCAAGAAAATGGCTTTCGAGGTCAAGACGACACTGGAACGGTCACGTCCGGTCGGGGTTTCTCCGGTAGTTTAACTCCGGTCAAGGTTCGCCCGGAGAGTACCGTTTCGGTCCGAAGGCGGGGTACTACCGGAGATGACCGGGGGTGGACCCCCTTGCGGGAGAGAAGGTAACGGCCAGGTGGCGGATAAGACGACCCAGACCATTCACATCGACGCAGATCCCGGCACCGTGCTGCAGGTGATCGCCGACATCGATTCGTACCCGGACTGGATCTCGGAGTACAAGGAAGCCGAAGTGCAGGAGCGCGGCGCCGACGGCTATCCGAAGACCGTGCGATTCGTGATGGACGCCGGCATCATCAAGGACACCATGGTCATGGCCTACCAATGGCCGGCGGACCACAAGTCGCTGAGCTGGACCCTGGTTTCCAGCTCGCTGCTGCGCTCGCTGGAAGGGTCATACCGGTTGGCGGCCAAGGGTTCTGGGACCGACGTCACCTACGAACTCTCGGTCGATCTGGCCCTGCCGATGATCGGGTTGCTCAAGCGCAAGGCCGAGCGCCGGCTGACCGATACCGCTCTGAAGGATCTGAAGAAACGAGTCGAGGCTGAGTGAGTCCGGTTCATCCACCCCGGCCCGAATCAGTCTCTTCGTAGGTAAGGGCGGGGTAGGAAAATCCACCCTCGCTTCTGCCACCGCGGTCTGTGACGCGATCGAGGGGCAGCGCGTGCTGGTGGTCTCAACCGACCAAGCGCACTCGCTGGGCGATGTGCTCGGCATCCCCGTCCCGCCGAGCGGTCGGGGCGATCCGGTTCGGGTGCTCCCCGGCGAGGCCGCCGAGACGGGCAGTGGCTCGCTGGACGCGATGGCACTGGACACCCTGGCCCTGCTCGAGGCCCGCTGGCACGAGGTGGTCACCGCGCTGGATCGGCGGTTTCCCGATTCCGAGCTGAGCAGCATTGCGCCCGAAGAACTCTCGGCATTGCCGGGCATTCAGGAAGTGCTCGGGCTGCACGCGGTCGGCGAGCTCGCGGCGTCCGGACGATGGGATCGCGTCGTCGTCGACTGCGCCTCGACCGCGGACGCGCTGCGCATGCTCACCCTGCCCGCCACATTCGGGCTCTACGTCGAGCGCGCGTGGCCGCGCCATCGCCGGCTGTCCATCACCGCCGACGACGCCCGCTCGGCCGCGGTGGTGGAGCTGATCGAACGCATCAGCTCCAGCGTCGAGCGGCTCAGCGCCCTGCTCACCGACGGGGAGCTGGTCAGCGCGCACCTGGTGCTCACGCCCGAGCGGGTGGTGGCCGCCGAGGCGGTCCGGACGCTGGGCTCGCTGTCGCTGATGGGGGTCCGCGTCGAGGAGCTGATCATCAATCAGGTTCTGGTGGAAGACGAGTCCTACGAGTACCGCAACCTGCCCGAGCATCCGGCGTTCTACTGGTACGGCGAGCGCATCTCGGAGCAGCGCGCGGTGCTCGAGGAGCTCGATGCCACGATCGGCGACGTCGCGCTCGTGATGACCCCGCACTTGGCGGGTGAGCCGATCGGCCCCAAGGCGCTGGGCGGATTGCTTGACAGCGCGCGTCTTCGGCGTGGAGGCGCCCCACCTGGACCGTTGCGTCCTATTGTGGATCTCGAATCGGGGTCGGGACTTGGGTCGATATACCGTATGCGGCTAACGTTGCCCCAGCTCGATCCCGGATCGCTGTCGCTGGGCCGGGTGGACGACGACCTGATCATCAGCGCCGGCGGGTTGCGGCGCAGGGTTCGGTTGGCGTCCGTGCTGCGGCGGTGCACGGTGCTCGACGCGCATCTGCGGGGCGGTGAGCTGATAGTTCGTTTTCGACCAGATCCGGAGGTGTGGCCTAGGTGAGCAAGGCACACCCCGATATCGGTCCGGAACTACGCAAGCTCGCCGAAACGATTCTGAACGGGATCGACCCCGCGGTGCGGATGGCGGCTTCATTGACCGGAGGCGATGGCCCCGGGACCGGCAAGTGTCAGCAGATCTGGTGTCCGGTGTGCGCGCTGGCCGCGCTGGCGACCGGCGATCAGCACCCGCTGCTGACCGTGATCGCGGATCACAGCGTCGCGCTGCTGGAGGTGATTCGCGCGATCGTCGACGACATCGACCGGTCGGCCCAGCCGCCTCCGGACGGCCCGCCCGGTGGCGGAGCGCCGGGTGAGGACGCCCCCGCGGGCGACACGGACGTGCGTACTCGCTACCAGCCCATCCCCGTCACGATCGAAGATTGATCCACACGGTTTGAAAGTGGTCCCCTCCGTCGCGGATGGGTACAGTTGGCGCAGAACATCAGCGGATTTCGGGCGAAAGGGAGGGCCATGGCTTACTGGCTGTTCAAGTACATCCTCCTGGGTCCGTTGCTGCAATTGCTGGGCCGGCCGAAAGTCGAAGGCCTGCACCATGTTCCGAGTACTGGCCCGGCGATCCTGGCCAGTAATCACCTGGCGGTGATGGACAGCTTCTATCTGCCGCTGGTGGTGCGCCGGCGCATCACCTTCCTGGCGAAGTCCGAATATTTCACCGGCACCGGAATCAAGGGCTGGTGGAGTCGGTGGTTCTTCACCGCCGTCGGCCAGGTGCCGATCGACCGCACCAACGCCGATGCCGCCCAGGCCGCACTGCAGACCGCGCAGCGGTTGTTGGGCGAGGGCAAGTTGATGGGCATGTACCCCGAGGGCACCCGGTCGCCCGACGGCAGGCTCTACAAGGGCAAGACCGGTCTGGCCCGCCTCGCCCTGGAGACCGGCGTTCCGGTGATTCCGGTCGCGATGATCGGCACCAACGTCGTCAACCCGCCCGGCACCTCGATGCTGCGCTTCGGCAAGGTGACGGTCCGGTTCGGCAAGCCGATGGACTTCTCCCGATTCGAGGGCATGGCCGGTAACCGCTTCATCGAGCGGGCCGTCGCCGACGAGGTCATCTACGAGCTGATGGGTCTGTCCGGTCAGGAGTACGTCGACGTCTACGCCGCGACGGTCAAGAACCGCGACGACGGCTCGAATGTTCAGGGGCCCGACGACGAGGCCACGCGTATCCCCGAGACGGCTGCCGGCTAGGTCGCGACGTTCACGTCGCGCAAGAGCGCACGGCCGGTGTCGGAATCACTGCGCCCCTGCGCATCCCGAGTAGCAGCCCGGGCGGTGACCGTGAGTCCGGCCGTGACGATCACGGCCAGCGCCCACCACACGTAGGACATCCCGAGCAGCTGATGCCACCAGTTGGCCGTCTCCTCGTGGTGCTTGGGCATCAGCTCCAGCGGTGTCCAGTCGATCTCCAGCACCGCCACGCCGACGACGGTGAGCACGCCCAGCGCGATGTTGCGGCGCCGCCAGCCCAGGATCGCCGTCACCAGCAGCGTCGGGAGCACCCACACCCAATGGTGTGACCACGACACCGGCGACACCATCAACCCGAACAGGGCGACGCAGATGACCGCGAGTGTCGTCTCACCGGCCTGCAGCACCCGCCGCATCGCCCAGATGGTCAACGCGAGCACGGCCAGGCACAGCCCCACCCAGAGCAGGAAACGCAGGTGCTCGGAGAGCCCGATCCGGGCCAGCGCGCCCGCGATGTTCTGGTCGGTGTTCAGCGCCGCGGAGCCGATCCGGTCGGTGTGGTGCACGGTGTGCGTCCAGTACTCCCAGGAGTCGCTCCAGGCCAGGATGAACCCGACCAGCGTCGCCGAGGCGAAAGACGTCAGGGCCGTCAACGCGCTGCGGAAGTCGCGGCGCACCAGGAAATAGAGCAGGAACACCGCGGGGGTGAGTTTGAGCGCGATGCCCAACCCCAGCAGCAGCCCACGCGGCCACGGCGTGCGGCGCGGCACGCAGTCGGCGATCACCAACGTCATCAGCACCACGTTGATCTGGCCGAAGGCGAAGTTCGAGGCGATGGGCTCCAGCCAGATCGAGGCCTGCGCCACGACGACCACCGCGAGCCACCACCGGCGCAGCCAGGCCGGCCCGGGCACCAGCGCCGAGGTGCTCCACACGTCGAGGCGGGTCAGCACGATCACCGTCGAGACGATGAGCAGCACCAGGGTCAGCACCGTGATCGCGACGCTGGCCGCCGGCATGTGCAGCCAGGCGAACGGACAGAACACGATCGCGGCCAGCGGGGGATAGGTGAACGGCAGATTCAGCCCGATGGGTGTGTGGAACAACACGTCACCGGTGTAGAGCGGCCGTCCGTCCAGCCAGGTCTGGCCGCCCATTTGATAGATGTCGATATCGATGCGGTACGGCGTGTGCGCGAACAGGCCCCAGGCCGTGTAACCCAGTGCCGCCGCGGCCACCAGCCACAACAAACCCCACACCAACGCCCGCCCCGGTCGGCTGCCCACGCGGGGCGCCTGCGAAATACTCATGTCGCAGAACAGCGTAATCGGTGTTCCTGGCCGTACTGCCGCGCAGCGCGGCTCCCGCGCTGCCGACAGGTGCGGGCGTAGGTTGCAATCGTGTTGCACTGGTTCGCGCCCAGAGTGGCCCACTGGTTCTCGCACGACATCGTCCACGGCGGCCGGCTGCCCCTGCTGTGCTGCCTGGTCGCCTTCATTCTGACCTTCTTCGTCACCCGAACCTTCGTGCGCTTCATCCGGCACCGCGTCGCCTCCGGACGCCCCGCCAAGTGGTGGCAACCACGCAACGTCCACATCGGGGGACTGCACATCCACCACGTGACATTCGGGGTGGT
This genomic interval carries:
- a CDS encoding SRPBCC family protein yields the protein MADKTTQTIHIDADPGTVLQVIADIDSYPDWISEYKEAEVQERGADGYPKTVRFVMDAGIIKDTMVMAYQWPADHKSLSWTLVSSSLLRSLEGSYRLAAKGSGTDVTYELSVDLALPMIGLLKRKAERRLTDTALKDLKKRVEAE
- the pimB gene encoding GDP-mannose-dependent alpha-(1-6)-phosphatidylinositol monomannoside mannosyltransferase translates to MSRVLLVTNDFPPRRGGIQSYLGEFVRRLVNTGSHAVLVYAPQWKGADAFDADAAGYRVVRHPGTLMLPGPAVDARMRRLIRDHGIDTVWFGAAAPLALLAARARQAGASRVLASTHGHEVGWSMLPVARSVLRRIGNDTDVVTFVSRYTRSRFATAFGPAASLEYLPSGVDTDRFRPDPAGRAELRNRYGLGERPTVVCLSRLVPRKGQDMLIKALPSIRQRVDGAALVIVGSGPYLDALRKLASDCGVADHVTFTGAVPSAELPAHYALAEVFAMPCRTRGAGMDVEGLGIVFLEASATGVPVVAGDSGGAPEAVQHNKTGLVVDGNSVQKVGDAVAELLADPDRAAAMGAAGREWVTSQWRWDILAARLADLLRGQPSPATLA
- a CDS encoding ArsA family ATPase, which encodes MSESGSSTPARISLFVGKGGVGKSTLASATAVCDAIEGQRVLVVSTDQAHSLGDVLGIPVPPSGRGDPVRVLPGEAAETGSGSLDAMALDTLALLEARWHEVVTALDRRFPDSELSSIAPEELSALPGIQEVLGLHAVGELAASGRWDRVVVDCASTADALRMLTLPATFGLYVERAWPRHRRLSITADDARSAAVVELIERISSSVERLSALLTDGELVSAHLVLTPERVVAAEAVRTLGSLSLMGVRVEELIINQVLVEDESYEYRNLPEHPAFYWYGERISEQRAVLEELDATIGDVALVMTPHLAGEPIGPKALGGLLDSARLRRGGAPPGPLRPIVDLESGSGLGSIYRMRLTLPQLDPGSLSLGRVDDDLIISAGGLRRRVRLASVLRRCTVLDAHLRGGELIVRFRPDPEVWPR
- a CDS encoding polyketide cyclase / dehydrase and lipid transport, which produces MHSIQIADQTYVAADGALVGAAVGDQLSWQRWWPDLRLQVVEDRAEKGIRWAVTGALTGTMEVWLEPSLDGVVLHYFLHAEPTGVAAWQLAKLNLAKMTHRRRVAGKKMAFEVKTTLERSRPVGVSPVV
- a CDS encoding AMP-dependent synthetase/ligase — its product is MREYSVPARFSIGEHDNIAAMVFEHERDDPSFVIYQRQIDGVWTDVTCAEAAQQIRSAALGLISLGVEAGDRVSIFSATRYEWAILDLAILSIGAVTVPIYETSSAEQVRWVLQNSEAVVAFAETDAHAATVTELTGDLPALRRVLHIDGAGPKALDQLAEAGASVDPSELQARLAALRPEDPATLIYTSGTTGRPKGCQLTHSNLLYETRGAKECLPTLLNEGQRLLIFLPLAHVLARSLTLSAFANKVTCGFTSDIKNLLPMLAVFKPTVVVSVPRVFEKVYNTAELNAANDGKGPIFARAVQTAVDWSEAHDNGGPGLLLRAKHALFDRLVYHKLRAALGGDCHASVSGGAPLGARLGHFYRGVGLTIHEGYGLTETSSAITVNQVGRVKIGTVGTLLPGNSMRIADDGELLVRGGVVFSGYWRNEQATAEAFADGWFKTGDLGSLDEDGFLKITGRKKEIIVTAGGKNVAPAVLEDQLRAHPLISQAMVVGDAKPFVGALITIDPEAFGGWKHRNSKAEGSSVGDLATDPDLVAEVDAAVKQANLSVSHAESIRKFRILPVDFTEDTGELTPTMKLKRNVVAEKFASDIEALYDKE
- a CDS encoding lysophospholipid acyltransferase family protein, coding for MAYWLFKYILLGPLLQLLGRPKVEGLHHVPSTGPAILASNHLAVMDSFYLPLVVRRRITFLAKSEYFTGTGIKGWWSRWFFTAVGQVPIDRTNADAAQAALQTAQRLLGEGKLMGMYPEGTRSPDGRLYKGKTGLARLALETGVPVIPVAMIGTNVVNPPGTSMLRFGKVTVRFGKPMDFSRFEGMAGNRFIERAVADEVIYELMGLSGQEYVDVYAATVKNRDDGSNVQGPDDEATRIPETAAG
- a CDS encoding glycosyltransferase 87 family protein; the protein is MSISQAPRVGSRPGRALVWGLLWLVAAAALGYTAWGLFAHTPYRIDIDIYQMGGQTWLDGRPLYTGDVLFHTPIGLNLPFTYPPLAAIVFCPFAWLHMPAASVAITVLTLVLLIVSTVIVLTRLDVWSTSALVPGPAWLRRWWLAVVVVAQASIWLEPIASNFAFGQINVVLMTLVIADCVPRRTPWPRGLLLGLGIALKLTPAVFLLYFLVRRDFRSALTALTSFASATLVGFILAWSDSWEYWTHTVHHTDRIGSAALNTDQNIAGALARIGLSEHLRFLLWVGLCLAVLALTIWAMRRVLQAGETTLAVICVALFGLMVSPVSWSHHWVWVLPTLLVTAILGWRRRNIALGVLTVVGVAVLEIDWTPLELMPKHHEETANWWHQLLGMSYVWWALAVIVTAGLTVTARAATRDAQGRSDSDTGRALLRDVNVAT